The window TTTGACACAGGGCAACACACCCACGTTCCTCGGGCAGGGCCCTCCTCAAGCACCCCGGGAGCAGCAGGGATGAGGCAGGCTGGCCTGGGGCCGTGCTCAGCCTCAGGAGGTGCCCAGCAGAGCACGGGGCAGGACGGGGACCCGCTGGGCAGTTTCAGGGCCATACAGGCAGCATGTGGGCAGGGGCACCCAGGAGGCTGCGACCAGCAAAGGGCACCCAGCCGAGGGAGACAGGACAAGGACAAAGGACAAATGTCCTATCAGGGGACACTGCCACGGTCCAGGCCCCCTCAGGGCCGTGAACGCTGGCGGGGCAGCAAGGGGAAGAGCCACGCACCGCTGATGTCCTTCTCGACCCAGGTGAAGGTGATGCcgccctccttgctgctctCGCTGAAGCGCAGCAGGAAGGTGCCCGGCGGCTTGGTGCTGAGGATGGCACGCTCCCGCTCCTTGCTGATGAACCCCATGATGTACCTGGTGAGGAGGGCGAGGGTGCGTCAGGACCCCGGGACACGCACCCTGCGCAGCGGCAGGGCCCGGCCTGGCCACCGGCAGAGCCACCAGTGTTTTAAGGGTTCCCGGGTGGGTTTTTGCTCTGAGCCAGCCAACAGGGCCCGGACGAGCACCCCGGGAGAGCCCACCTGCCCCCGCTGCACCAGGACAGGACTCACAGGACCCCTCCCCAGTCCCAGCCCAACCAGGGGTCTCCGGCCCGACGCTGGCCGAGGCTCACCCCTCGTTCCACAGCGCCAGGATGTACTTTTTCACCAAGTCAATGATGTTGTCCAGCCAGACCCAGAAGGAGAAGCCTTTGCCAGCCATGTTCTCCTGAGGAAgagggcagaggggctgtgaGCACGGCGTGGAGGAAGGGGACAGCCGAGGGAAGGCTCGGGGAAGAGAGGGAGTTGTACCTTGCAGAACTTGGCCCAGGTGATCTGACAGCCCGAGTAATTCACGCCTGGCCCTGGCAGAGCAGAACAGGAGCATCACCGTTTAGATAGCGCTGTTCTTGCAAAGCCACCACCTCCCGGGAGCAGCCGAGGGACGACAGGGACGGGCAGGACACCCACACCCCGTTACCTAGGAGTTTTTCTGCCAGCGTTGTCAGCTGCTCGATGCTGAGGCCGCGCTTCGTGGTGGAGGAGAACTGCCAGCTCAGCACCTCTGCCACCTGGTCCCAGGTCCCGATGGGGGGCTTGGTGAAGAAGTTCACGTTCTGCACGAGGGaaaacacagccctgagcaaggCACGGGACAGAAGCAGAGCCAGGTcccgccccagccctgctcccaggccacagctcccccctccctgcctgcagcccacTGTGACACTCCTGCCCTGATACTCCACCAGCTGCCCCCACGGCGCCGGGCCCTACCTTGGGGTTGTTGGTCAGCATGTTGTACCACAGGATGGACGCCCAGGCGTTGGGCATCTGGCAGATGTTGGAGATGACCACCACAGGCAGCGAGTGGGTCTGCAAAGACAGGACGTGACCACAGGCTGGGACATCTCCCAGGGCCCCTCTGCACCCAGGCCCGTGGCAGCGAGGGGCAGCAACCCACAGCTCACCTCCAGGTCGATCTTCAGCCCCTGGTGATACACCTCTGTCTCAAAGGTGATGAGGTGCAGCTCCTCGGTGACGATCAGCGAGGCCTAGGGTGGAAGGGGACACGATGAGCACACAGGAGACGCCTGCCCTTGGCCTGACGCCCGGCTGCCGCCCAGGTCTGGGTGCAGGGGCTGGTCcggcagctgctggtgctgcctgCGGACACCCCTCAGGCAGGGCTCCCGCTCCCCACGGCTCAGCCGCGAGCCAGacggggagcagagctgccagcaaaGGGCTTCCCCCACCCAGGGCCCCCCGCACTCACGTCGCAGTTGGCTCTGCCCCCGTTACCGCACCGCTGCTCCCGCAGGGTCTGCGGAGAGAAGGAACGGGCTGAAGCGACGCCGCGAGGGCACGCGGCCTCACCGGGGGCAGCCCGAGAGCTCGTGGTACCCACCAGGTGCTTGAACTCCGCCGAGAGGCTGCCGTTGTTCGACTCCTCCATGTTCATGACCTTGGTGTTTGTCCCCAGGATGTTGAACTTCCGGGACCTCGaaagagggaaggcagagcacGGCTGACCGGGCCCCTCAGAGCACACGGGCGGCGGGACGTTTGCCAGgattaaaagcagaagcaagaaaaaaacaaaaaacaaaaaacaaaaacattgcaCTTACCCTCGAAGTGCTGCAACGTCCCCAGAGTCCCTAGGAAAGGGGAGAGACACCCAGTCACGGCCACAGCCCCCCCACGAGCCGGTGCGTGGGGCTGGCTGCATCACAACACCAAATCCCACAAGCCCCCCAGGCTGTCCCCCCACGGGAACGATCCCTTGGGACCCCGTGCCACCCGCACCCTCCCCTTCCACCGGGGTCACGCTGGCCCTTGGTGCAGGGATGGAGCTTGACCCAAGGGCAGCAGGAACCAGTCCCACTGCGGTAAccccccagcgctgcccagaTCAGACACAGAACTCACTTGTCAATGCAGACTTTAATTTTCAGCTGATAGTTCAGCTCCGGGAACTTGACCAACAACCTGCAGAGAGTCAGCGGAGCGTGACGTGAACACCCCGCGCAcgccagcagctccagctcagcACAGCATCTGGCACAGGCTGCGGAACAGCTGGACGGCGGCAGTGCTGCGCGCGTCCCCCGGCAGGCAGCACCGCGGTTCACCCACAAACCCACGGGGACAcagcaccccccagcccctccggcATCACTGGGCCCGCTGGCACGCAGGCCTGTGCCACGTCAGCCCCAACACCCATGCCCAGCACTggtgctccccccagcacactGAGCAGGGCTGGTTCGGCTGCTGGCTGCCCACACAGGCAGACATCTGCTCTGAACAAACCATCCACGCTGCTCCGCGGCCAGATGCTGCCCCAGGCCAagggggcagcgggggcacAGCTGGGAGACAAAGCCCCAGGCAGAGCCCCAGCGTCAGAGCAGCCGCAGGGAACACGGGTCAGCCTGGAGGCAGCCGGCCAGGGGCGTGCTGACGCTcctcgccgcccgcccccgcagCGGGATTTACCAGAACCCCGGCTGCCTCCAGGAACACGGCAGAGCCCTCGCCAGCAGCCGCCATCCCTGCACTGAGTCACACGGCGGCACTCCAGCCTGCCAGGATCTGTTCCCCCCCAGCACCGGCACTCCCCAGACAAGCTGGGGGCTGGACCCACCCCAGGATCTCCTTCGGAGAGAGATCCTGCGGGGCCGCAGGGGCCAGTGGCACCCACCTGACTTTGGTGGTGAACTGCACGCCGGTCTTGATGACGAGGGGCCGGTCGGGGTGCATGGGCATGCAGGGCTGCCTCTCCACCACGAACGCGCTGCGGGGGGGGAAGGCACGAGAACCACAGTCAGACCCGAGGCCTGGCCCGGCAcggtccctgcccacccctccgCTGGCCGCCCGTGACCCggcgctgcccgcagccccctccagccctcGGCACCTTTTCATCAGGTTCCTGAACAGCTCCACGATCCGCTCCTCCAGCATGGGCCGGTGTTGGACGATTGGGTCACCCTTGTAGGACACTTTCTGCTGCAGTTCTTCCAGCTTCTTGATCTGCTGCCGGGTCTGGAGCTGTGATTCGGCAAGAGAGGTTATCCTAGGGGAGCAGAAGAACCAGCGTTAGCTCCAGCTGCCGAGCCCTGCACGGccccagccccagagccctCCTCTTCATGGTGCTCTCGTACCAACCCAGCAGGGAAGGAGCACGCCCAGGGCTCCCGGCGCAGCCATTACAAACGAAACCTGCACCCCCCCAGCCCACTCCTACCAGTTCTCGAGCCGGTCCAAGCAGATGTTCGGCGGGCCACCAATGCAGGCGATCTGCTGCCGCCTCTTCCAGTCTGCCAGCTCCTCATCCGCCAGCATCTTCTGCACATACTCCATGGCTGACAGCAGTCCCGCCAGCTCGCTCACAATGCCCTgccaaaacagaaagcagagcctTCAACACCCGCTGAGATCTGCAAGGGTCACACTGACAGACACGAAGAGTCACCCCGGGCTGTATCCCCAGCGCCGCTCTCGGGTCTGGCCACGCAGCAACACCGAGCTCGTGCCCCAGGACGAGGGCACCGCCGCACCCCAGGGGTCTGGAGGGCCCGTGGCACGACGTACCCTGCGCATCTGGTCCAGCGCCGTGAGCATCTGTTCCAGCTGCTGCATCTTCTGCCGGGTCACCGACTGATTGTTCCCGTTCAGATCCTGCATGTCTGTGCAGAGAGGCGAGAGGCGTTCAGCCGCGCACAGGgactcctcctgccctcccaagCGCCGCACAAGCAAAAGGCTCCCACTGCAAAGGGGCAGGCACCCTCGACAGCAGCAACCTCCCCCAGCCTCTGAGCACCGTGCTGGCTTTCTGCCCGCACGGCAGCACTGTCACCTCCACACGCCACcgggctgctgcaggcagagccctggTTCATCTCCCCTGGAGGCAGCATCAGTGTCAGGAACAAGAGACAAGGTTTGTCCAATTGCCATGCAAATGCCCTGAGCCCAAGCCACCCTCCTCGCTCGGAGAGGCTGGAACGTGCCCTCCAGCAAGTTTCCTCGCAAGAACACGCTTTGGTTTGCCAGATGCTAATGAGCTTCCATTACCTCCTTGGCTTTTCAAAGTCTTGTAGTTAAAATCAAAGTCATCCTGGAGATTCTCCACCACTTTCATCTTCTGCTCCAGATCCTGCAAGGCAAGAGATGTGGGTTTATTCAAAGCACTAGATCACTGcggcagggaaaggagaaggcgCCTGGGCAGCACACGTACCTGCACCCTCTTTCTCACGTCCTGCAGATGCTGCTCCagcatctgctgcttctccGTCACTACAGCTGCAGTCGGGTGCGTGGCCTGTCCCCCTTGCTGCAGAGGGGACAAGGAGGGCGTTAGAACGGGCCACAACCCAGGGgtgctcccctcccagcccaaGGAGGCTTTGCAGGAAGGGTCTTCACCCCCTCCCTATAGCTCCAGGGCTGCACAGCCAGGCTGGACCGTCCCCAGCACCACGCAGACACCGTCACTGAAGGAAGCGAGCGGGGAGCTGCGGCCAGGAGCTtcccacagcacccagcaccgcGCAGTgctgcggggcgggcggcgggtcAGCGGCCCCAGGACACCCGAGCCACGTACCTGGGCCGCAGTGGCGGCTGTCTGGAGGAGCCGCGACTCTTCCCACAGGCAGCGAGCCACGATGCGGGCTATTTCCATCGGCTTCTCCAAGTATCTGCTCTGTAAAAGGTTCCAGCCCCCAAGGTCAGCAGGCACAACGTAACTCCCGGGGTCTCCGCAACCTTTAGGGCTGTGCCAAGGAAGCCACTCGACTTCCACCGGCCCCCCCGGCTCACCTGCAGGAACTGCTTGATGCGCCGCAGGTTGTGCTGGTAGAGGACGTTGGACTCCTGCAGGAAGCGGCTGTACTGCTGGTCGATCTCCCCGAGCAGGTTGTGGAACACCAGCGTGGCGTGCGACTCCTTGCTGGCAGCGTACGCCCTGCGCGGGGGACGGCGGGGTCCTGGGTGCTCCGCTGGCACCCCCGCCGTGTCCCTAACCCGCACCCGAGCCGCCCTGCCTCGCTTCATGGCAATGCACTGAGCCCTCGGCCTGCGCCCACCAGGGCAGGGCGACAGAAAGGTTTAGACTCGGGTCAAAGCCTGGCCTTAAGCCAGGCAGACAGTGCACACGAGCACCTCACCAGTCCCACGTGCTCTCTGGACGGGACACAGGACTCGGTGCTCTGTGTCAACCTCGTTACCACAGAGGCCAACGTGCGTCAGCCCTGGACggggacagccctgccctgcagctccgCGTCCCCTGGGCCGGGGTCTGACACCGCGCATGCACCGTCCCGCTCCCCCTCGCGCCACACG is drawn from Nyctibius grandis isolate bNycGra1 chromosome 26, bNycGra1.pri, whole genome shotgun sequence and contains these coding sequences:
- the STAT3 gene encoding signal transducer and activator of transcription 3 isoform X1; the encoded protein is MAQWNQLQQLDTRYLEQLHQLYSDSFPMELRQFLAPWIESQDWAYAASKESHATLVFHNLLGEIDQQYSRFLQESNVLYQHNLRRIKQFLQSRYLEKPMEIARIVARCLWEESRLLQTAATAAQQGGQATHPTAAVVTEKQQMLEQHLQDVRKRVQDLEQKMKVVENLQDDFDFNYKTLKSQGDMQDLNGNNQSVTRQKMQQLEQMLTALDQMRRGIVSELAGLLSAMEYVQKMLADEELADWKRRQQIACIGGPPNICLDRLENWITSLAESQLQTRQQIKKLEELQQKVSYKGDPIVQHRPMLEERIVELFRNLMKSAFVVERQPCMPMHPDRPLVIKTGVQFTTKVRLLVKFPELNYQLKIKVCIDKDSGDVAALRGSRKFNILGTNTKVMNMEESNNGSLSAEFKHLTLREQRCGNGGRANCDASLIVTEELHLITFETEVYHQGLKIDLETHSLPVVVISNICQMPNAWASILWYNMLTNNPKNVNFFTKPPIGTWDQVAEVLSWQFSSTTKRGLSIEQLTTLAEKLLGPGVNYSGCQITWAKFCKENMAGKGFSFWVWLDNIIDLVKKYILALWNEGYIMGFISKERERAILSTKPPGTFLLRFSESSKEGGITFTWVEKDISGKTQIQSVEPYTKQQLNNMSFAEIIMGYKIMDATNILVSPLVYLYPDIPKEEAFGKYCRSESQEHSEATDSGSAAPYLKTKFICVTPTSFSNTIDLPMSPRTLDSLMQFGNGSEGAEANAGGQFESLTFDMEMTQECASSPM
- the STAT3 gene encoding signal transducer and activator of transcription 3 isoform X2, with product MAQWNQLQQLDTRYLEQLHQLYSDSFPMELRQFLAPWIESQDWAYAASKESHATLVFHNLLGEIDQQYSRFLQESNVLYQHNLRRIKQFLQSRYLEKPMEIARIVARCLWEESRLLQTAATAAQQGGQATHPTAAVVTEKQQMLEQHLQDVRKRVQDLEQKMKVVENLQDDFDFNYKTLKSQGDMQDLNGNNQSVTRQKMQQLEQMLTALDQMRRGIVSELAGLLSAMEYVQKMLADEELADWKRRQQIACIGGPPNICLDRLENWITSLAESQLQTRQQIKKLEELQQKVSYKGDPIVQHRPMLEERIVELFRNLMKSAFVVERQPCMPMHPDRPLVIKTGVQFTTKVRLLVKFPELNYQLKIKVCIDKDSGDVAALRGSRKFNILGTNTKVMNMEESNNGSLSAEFKHLTLREQRCGNGGRANCDASLIVTEELHLITFETEVYHQGLKIDLETHSLPVVVISNICQMPNAWASILWYNMLTNNPKNVNFFTKPPIGTWDQVAEVLSWQFSSTTKRGLSIEQLTTLAEKLLGPGVNYSGCQITWAKFCKENMAGKGFSFWVWLDNIIDLVKKYILALWNEGYIMGFISKERERAILSTKPPGTFLLRFSESSKEGGITFTWVEKDISGKTQIQSVEPYTKQQLNNMSFAEIIMGYKIMDATNILVSPLVYLYPDIPKEEAFGKYCRSESQEHSEATDSGAAPYLKTKFICVTPTSFSNTIDLPMSPRTLDSLMQFGNGSEGAEANAGGQFESLTFDMEMTQECASSPM